In Rosa chinensis cultivar Old Blush chromosome 1, RchiOBHm-V2, whole genome shotgun sequence, a genomic segment contains:
- the LOC112181610 gene encoding DNA replication complex GINS protein PSF2 → MAGQSDPNLSIFSAEEVEFMAEDELVEIVPNMRMDKLTLICGDYGPFFPQMPAQVPLWLAIALKKRGKCTIRLPDWMSVENLSQTLEAERDSQESFQVLPFHYVEISRLLFDHARGDIPDVYTVRSLIEDIRDVRFHKVETSLESFEDARSSAVKVKNLSAMEVNLVRPFVGRALQAFYKHGSPELVPNPERMPPRRPQATDNVQRRPLRKR, encoded by the exons ATGGCCGGCCAATCTGACCCTAACCTCTCTATCTTTTCCGCAGAAGAg GTTGAGTTTATGGCTGAGGATGAGTTGGTGGAGATTGTGCCCAACATGAGAATGGATAAACTCACTCTAATCTGT GGAGATTATGGTCCATTCTTCCCTCAAATGCCTGCCCAAGTGCCGCTGTGGCTGGCAATTGCGTTGAAGAAGAGGGGGAAATGTACAATTCGACTCCCGGATTGGATGTCAGTCG AAAACTTGAGCCAAACTTTGGAAGCGGAGCGTGACTCTCAGGAATCCTTTCAAGTCCTACCTTTCCATTATGTCGAAATTTCAAGGCTTCTTTTTGATCA TGCACGCGGTGACATTCCTGATGTATATACG GTGAGGTCTCTTATTGAAGACATTAGGGATGTAAGGTTTCATAAGGTCGAGACTAGCTTAGAATCATTTGAGGATGCTCGCTCTTCCGCAGTGAAG GTTAAAAATCTGTCTGCAATGGAAGTGAATTTAGTTCGTCCATTTGTTGGGAGAGCCTTACAGGCATTTTATAAGCATGGCAGTCCAGAGCTGGTTCCAAATCCAGAGAGAATGCCTCCCAGACGGCCACAAGCAACTGATAACGTCCAAAGA CGCCCTCTGCGGAAACGGTAG